One part of the Halopenitus persicus genome encodes these proteins:
- a CDS encoding class I SAM-dependent methyltransferase, whose product MKGQDWYQADDVAEEYDDIRFADGGRVIDRREKEAVLSALDPIADKRVLEVACGTGRFTTMLADQGADIVGLDISREMLEQGRRKARDGGIDDRVEFMRGDASRLPFPDDHFDAVLAMRFFHLMDDPVPFLSELARVSSDQIVFDTFNRRSARVLYTWLLPMGSRLYSENQVVSMLSAADLELAGEEHDFVLPYGFYRNLPGAVAKGFRAVDEAIGRTIPGDYVASVSYWDARVSPDE is encoded by the coding sequence GTGAAAGGACAGGATTGGTATCAGGCGGACGACGTCGCCGAGGAGTACGACGACATCCGGTTCGCCGACGGCGGGCGCGTGATCGACCGCCGGGAGAAGGAGGCGGTGCTGTCGGCCCTCGATCCGATCGCGGACAAACGCGTGCTCGAGGTCGCCTGCGGTACCGGTCGCTTCACCACGATGCTCGCCGATCAGGGCGCCGACATCGTCGGGCTCGACATCTCCCGGGAGATGCTCGAACAGGGCCGCCGAAAGGCGCGGGACGGAGGGATCGACGACCGCGTCGAGTTCATGCGCGGCGACGCCTCGCGACTCCCGTTCCCCGACGACCACTTCGACGCCGTCCTCGCGATGCGGTTCTTCCATCTGATGGACGATCCGGTCCCGTTCCTCTCCGAGTTGGCCCGGGTGAGTAGCGACCAGATCGTCTTCGACACGTTCAACCGACGGAGTGCACGCGTGCTCTACACGTGGCTTCTCCCGATGGGGTCACGGCTCTATTCGGAGAACCAAGTCGTCTCGATGCTATCCGCCGCGGATCTCGAGCTCGCCGGCGAGGAGCACGACTTCGTGCTCCCGTACGGGTTCTACCGGAACCTGCCGGGTGCGGTCGCGAAGGGGTTCCGAGCCGTCGATGAAGCGATCGGTCGGACGATCCCGGGCGATTACGTCGCGTCCGTCTCCTACTGGGACGCCCGCGTTTCCCCTGACGAGTAG
- a CDS encoding TRAM domain-containing protein, with product MEISDKLLCLFSADVRETDDSYVVEVPKREVETGTVDVGETYRVALIAGAESEDDVDGIGGTDADAGDGPQPPVEPGEMRYVEIEDIGKQGDGIARVERGYVIIVPGGDVGERVKIEVTEVKSNFAVGEIVDEDV from the coding sequence ATGGAAATTTCCGATAAACTCCTCTGTCTGTTCAGTGCGGACGTCCGAGAGACGGACGACTCCTACGTCGTCGAGGTACCGAAGCGGGAGGTCGAAACCGGCACGGTCGACGTCGGCGAGACGTATCGCGTCGCGCTCATCGCGGGCGCCGAATCGGAGGACGACGTCGACGGGATCGGCGGCACGGATGCCGATGCCGGCGACGGCCCACAGCCGCCGGTCGAGCCCGGCGAAATGCGGTACGTCGAGATCGAGGACATCGGCAAGCAGGGCGACGGGATCGCTCGCGTCGAGCGCGGCTACGTGATCATCGTTCCGGGCGGCGACGTCGGCGAGCGCGTGAAGATCGAGGTCACGGAGGTCAAATCGAACTTCGCCGTCGGCGAGATCGTCGACGAGGACGTCTGA
- a CDS encoding lipoate--protein ligase family protein, whose translation MDAPDGDWRIIREEARSGPMQMALDEVAADTAAEGGPWTVRVYRWDPSCLTMGYRQDPETVDWEWCAANGVDVTRRQTGGGGIYHDTVGDIAYSIAVPADVVPGELLECYHQLCEPILEFFSRIGVDADYVDEAVPEIHHPACYLRELHPAHDVVAGPADDRRKIAGNAQYRRNDAVIQHGSLTFSVDAERHLGVFDDPPIDPDGFRDRVVGMDELVDLDRAAVVETLEETLAEWASATEGSWTEAELSRARERAAEKYRSDSWVHEQPGSR comes from the coding sequence ATGGACGCACCAGACGGCGACTGGCGGATCATTCGGGAGGAGGCCCGGTCGGGACCGATGCAGATGGCGCTCGACGAGGTCGCGGCCGACACCGCCGCCGAGGGCGGACCCTGGACGGTCCGCGTCTACCGGTGGGACCCGAGCTGTCTCACGATGGGCTACCGGCAGGACCCCGAGACGGTCGACTGGGAGTGGTGTGCGGCCAACGGGGTCGACGTCACCCGGCGACAGACCGGCGGCGGCGGCATCTATCACGACACGGTCGGCGACATCGCCTACTCGATCGCGGTCCCGGCTGACGTGGTCCCCGGCGAGCTGCTGGAGTGTTACCACCAGCTCTGTGAGCCGATCCTCGAGTTCTTCTCCCGCATCGGCGTCGACGCCGACTACGTCGACGAAGCCGTCCCGGAGATCCACCACCCGGCGTGTTACCTCCGTGAGCTGCACCCGGCTCACGACGTCGTAGCGGGGCCAGCGGACGACCGCCGGAAGATCGCCGGCAACGCCCAGTACCGGCGCAACGACGCGGTGATCCAACACGGCTCCCTGACGTTCAGCGTCGACGCCGAGCGCCATCTCGGCGTCTTCGACGATCCGCCGATCGACCCGGACGGGTTCCGCGACCGGGTCGTCGGGATGGACGAGCTCGTCGACCTGGACCGTGCTGCGGTCGTCGAGACCCTCGAGGAGACGCTCGCCGAGTGGGCCTCGGCGACCGAGGGATCGTGGACGGAGGCGGAGCTCTCGCGGGCGCGTGAGCGTGCGGCCGAGAAGTACCGCTCCGATTCGTGGGTGCACGAGCAGCCCGGATCGCGATAG
- a CDS encoding winged helix-turn-helix domain-containing protein: MSTRSAETHEPTILSESEYRDRLRELPPSAKLVAKVLEDDAPLSQGQLAEESLLPDRTVRYALNRLEESEIVDSRYSFKDARKQVYYLRT; the protein is encoded by the coding sequence ATGAGCACTCGTTCCGCGGAGACCCACGAGCCGACGATCCTGTCTGAATCGGAGTATCGCGACCGCCTCCGCGAGCTCCCTCCGAGCGCCAAGCTCGTCGCGAAGGTCCTCGAAGACGACGCGCCGCTTTCACAGGGCCAGCTCGCCGAGGAGTCGCTGCTTCCCGACAGGACGGTTCGGTACGCACTCAACCGGCTCGAGGAGTCGGAGATCGTCGACTCACGGTACAGCTTCAAGGACGCCCGCAAGCAGGTCTACTACCTCAGAACCTGA
- a CDS encoding glycosyltransferase family 2 protein, with amino-acid sequence MNLSVVVPTLNGRDQLADGLDALSAHAPAAEVIVVNGPSADGTTGMVRDRADVDVLVEISDRSVNVARNAGIEVATGEAIALVDYDNRIDPDWIGGVETGLEHADVVTGPVSRPLRAGQTADSAERRRIAGRDVTYFAGGNVVFRANVLEDLDGFDEYLETGGSRDAAHRLVGLDHEVRWESALSVERDPDSSPAADGGRPDRDWGWKYRALAYRLAKNYGLRPTVIRRVAAHALGDSTSVARDVVSGAATPTGWVATGRDVLLGTTTGFSDGMVARARDRTPTRNPYGLSTRADRAVAKYDRREDDGA; translated from the coding sequence ATGAACCTCTCGGTCGTGGTTCCCACGCTCAACGGACGGGACCAGCTGGCGGACGGACTGGACGCGCTGTCCGCCCACGCGCCCGCGGCCGAGGTGATCGTGGTGAACGGCCCCTCCGCGGACGGTACCACCGGGATGGTTCGCGACCGTGCGGACGTCGACGTGCTCGTTGAGATCTCGGACCGGAGCGTCAACGTCGCACGGAACGCCGGCATCGAGGTGGCGACGGGGGAGGCGATCGCGCTCGTCGATTACGACAACCGGATCGACCCCGACTGGATCGGGGGCGTCGAGACGGGGCTCGAGCACGCCGACGTCGTCACCGGTCCAGTGTCGCGTCCGCTCCGCGCCGGGCAGACGGCGGACAGCGCCGAACGGCGGCGGATCGCCGGCCGTGACGTGACGTACTTCGCCGGCGGCAACGTCGTCTTCCGGGCCAACGTGCTCGAGGACCTCGACGGTTTCGACGAGTACCTCGAGACCGGCGGATCACGCGACGCCGCCCATCGGCTCGTCGGGCTCGACCACGAGGTGCGGTGGGAGTCCGCCCTCTCGGTCGAACGGGACCCGGATTCCTCGCCCGCGGCGGACGGCGGCCGACCCGACCGCGATTGGGGATGGAAGTACCGGGCGCTGGCCTATCGGCTGGCGAAGAACTACGGGCTCCGCCCCACCGTGATCCGACGGGTCGCGGCGCACGCGCTCGGCGACTCGACGTCGGTCGCCAGGGACGTCGTCAGCGGGGCGGCGACGCCGACCGGCTGGGTCGCCACCGGCCGCGACGTCCTGCTCGGAACGACGACCGGCTTCTCCGACGGGATGGTCGCACGTGCACGCGACCGGACGCCCACGCGGAACCCGTACGGCCTGTCGACGCGGGCCGACAGGGCGGTCGCCAAATACGACCGCCGCGAGGACGACGGGGCGTAA
- a CDS encoding acyl-CoA thioesterase, whose translation MVDLVETFIEDRNRIQPHHANNHGTAHGGNVLRWMDEVGGMSAMRFASEPCVTAHINSVDFELPLELGDIAFIEAYVYAAGRTSVRVRVRVYGEDPLTGDRELTTESYFVFVAIDEDRSPVPVPELTVSTSEGERLRDQALAAE comes from the coding sequence ATGGTCGATTTAGTCGAGACCTTCATCGAGGACCGGAATCGGATCCAGCCGCACCACGCGAACAACCACGGAACCGCACACGGCGGGAACGTTCTCCGGTGGATGGACGAAGTGGGGGGAATGAGCGCGATGCGGTTCGCCAGCGAACCCTGCGTCACCGCCCACATCAACTCCGTGGACTTCGAGCTACCGCTCGAGCTCGGCGACATCGCCTTCATCGAGGCGTACGTCTACGCCGCCGGCCGAACCAGCGTTCGCGTTCGCGTCCGGGTCTACGGGGAGGATCCCCTCACCGGGGATCGAGAACTGACGACGGAGTCGTATTTCGTCTTCGTGGCGATCGACGAGGACCGATCCCCGGTCCCCGTGCCCGAGCTCACCGTCTCGACGTCGGAGGGCGAACGGCTGCGTGACCAGGCGTTGGCCGCCGAGTAG
- a CDS encoding serine/threonine-protein kinase RIO2 translates to MVRNIAGLMADLEPEDFYLLSGVEQGMRFSEWVRRDKLPEYSELTAEEVDYRIDRCLDEELIERKTIQYEGYQLTFEGYDALALRTFAERDTVEGIGAPLGVGKESDVYEARSFKPLALKFHREGYTNFREVMKEREYTADRQHVSWLYTARQAAEREHEALETLYPDVSVPRPIDWNRHAIVMDKFEGVELARAKLAAEQVVGVLDLVLAELTTAHEAGWVHADMSEHNVAIAESGITIFDWPQAVPTDHENAREFLERDVENLTRYFARKYPHEIPDSLETSAIADAIADGSFETIRAFEN, encoded by the coding sequence ATGGTCAGGAACATCGCGGGGTTGATGGCCGACCTCGAGCCCGAGGACTTCTATCTCCTCTCGGGGGTCGAGCAGGGGATGCGCTTCTCGGAGTGGGTCCGCCGCGACAAGCTCCCGGAGTACTCCGAGCTCACCGCCGAGGAGGTCGACTACCGGATCGACCGGTGCCTCGACGAGGAGCTGATCGAGCGAAAGACGATCCAGTACGAGGGCTACCAGCTGACCTTCGAGGGCTACGACGCGCTCGCGTTGCGGACCTTCGCCGAGCGGGACACCGTCGAGGGGATCGGCGCCCCGCTGGGCGTCGGCAAGGAGAGCGACGTCTACGAGGCCCGGTCGTTCAAGCCGCTCGCGTTGAAGTTCCACCGCGAGGGGTACACGAACTTCCGCGAGGTGATGAAGGAACGCGAGTACACGGCCGACAGGCAGCACGTCTCCTGGCTGTACACCGCACGGCAGGCGGCCGAACGGGAGCACGAAGCCCTGGAGACGCTGTATCCGGACGTCTCGGTGCCGCGACCGATCGACTGGAACCGGCACGCGATCGTGATGGACAAGTTCGAGGGCGTGGAGCTCGCCCGCGCGAAGCTCGCGGCCGAACAGGTCGTGGGCGTGCTCGATCTGGTGCTCGCCGAGCTGACGACCGCCCACGAGGCGGGGTGGGTCCACGCGGACATGTCCGAACACAACGTCGCGATCGCCGAAAGCGGCATCACGATCTTCGACTGGCCCCAGGCGGTGCCGACCGACCACGAGAACGCGCGGGAGTTCCTCGAGCGCGACGTCGAGAACCTCACGCGGTATTTCGCCCGGAAATACCCCCACGAAATCCCCGATTCGCTCGAGACGTCGGCGATCGCCGACGCGATCGCGGACGGATCCTTCGAGACGATTCGGGCGTTTGAGAATTGA
- a CDS encoding deoxyribonuclease IV encodes MTLRIGAHVSIAGGVDNAIDNQIEVGGNCGQIFTHSPQVWQDPNIGTEEAERFRSGTAENLAGPWVIHTSYLVNLCTPKEDLREKSRESMQAELDAADALDIPYVNVHLGAHTGAGVEAGLENAAGVLDSLDVPEDVTILIESDAGSGTKLGGQFEHLATVLELAETDLDVCLDTAHTFAAGYDLSTSAGVDETIAEFDDVVGLEHLRCLHLNDSKHECGTNKDEHAHVGEGHIGDAGMERIVTHPDLRDLPFVLETPTEDGRSYAWNVERVRELRAAE; translated from the coding sequence ATGACACTCCGGATCGGCGCCCACGTCTCGATCGCGGGCGGGGTCGACAACGCGATCGACAACCAGATCGAGGTCGGCGGCAACTGCGGACAGATATTCACCCACTCCCCGCAGGTCTGGCAGGACCCGAACATCGGCACGGAGGAGGCCGAGCGCTTCCGCTCGGGAACGGCCGAGAACCTCGCGGGACCGTGGGTGATCCACACCTCCTACCTCGTGAACCTGTGTACGCCCAAGGAGGATCTCCGCGAGAAGTCCCGCGAGTCGATGCAGGCGGAGCTCGATGCGGCCGACGCCCTCGACATCCCGTACGTGAACGTCCACCTCGGCGCCCACACCGGCGCGGGCGTGGAGGCCGGCCTCGAGAACGCGGCCGGCGTCCTCGACTCCCTGGACGTCCCCGAGGACGTCACGATCCTGATCGAGTCCGACGCCGGCTCCGGGACGAAACTCGGCGGGCAGTTCGAGCATCTCGCGACCGTCCTCGAGCTCGCCGAGACGGACCTCGACGTCTGTCTCGACACCGCACACACCTTCGCCGCCGGATACGACCTCTCCACGTCCGCGGGCGTCGACGAGACGATCGCGGAGTTCGACGACGTCGTCGGGCTCGAGCACCTCCGGTGTCTCCACCTCAACGACTCCAAACACGAGTGCGGGACCAACAAGGACGAACACGCCCACGTCGGCGAGGGACACATCGGCGACGCCGGGATGGAGCGGATCGTCACCCATCCCGACCTCCGGGACCTCCCGTTCGTCCTCGAGACGCCGACCGAGGACGGCCGGAGCTACGCCTGGAACGTCGAGCGGGTTCGCGAGCTCCGGGCGGCCGAGTGA
- a CDS encoding class I SAM-dependent methyltransferase, translating to MRRFSPEYLDRTRRGMWDGDREALAPLRLSDRERVLDVGCGTGELTRVLAAEAPASTSVLGVDADRELLRVARSRGRDRDDVDRTRDRDDRTRDAAAHTRDAAAQPRSAADGPAYLAGDATRLPIADTAVDLVVCQALLINLPDPRAAIREFRRVSSDLVAAIEPNNADVGVSSTVDAEERLEREARNAYLDGVGTNVALGDRVRELFRREGIESVTTRRYYHEKRIEPPYADQALAAAARKASGAGLADHRAELEAALSPAGYDDLRSRWRSMGRDVVDAMRDREYERVEVVPFDVTVGRVGSA from the coding sequence GTGCGACGGTTCAGCCCCGAGTACCTCGATCGGACTCGCCGCGGGATGTGGGACGGCGACCGGGAGGCCCTGGCTCCGCTCCGTCTTTCGGACCGCGAGCGCGTCCTCGACGTCGGGTGTGGCACCGGCGAGCTGACGCGCGTCCTCGCCGCGGAGGCGCCCGCGAGCACGAGCGTGCTCGGGGTCGACGCGGACCGTGAACTGCTTCGGGTCGCACGGTCGCGCGGTCGCGACCGCGACGACGTCGACCGGACTCGTGATCGCGACGACCGGACTCGTGACGCCGCTGCCCACACTCGTGACGCCGCCGCCCAGCCCCGCAGCGCGGCCGACGGTCCGGCATACCTCGCCGGCGACGCGACGCGACTGCCGATCGCCGACACGGCGGTCGATCTCGTCGTCTGTCAGGCGCTGTTGATCAACCTTCCCGACCCCCGTGCGGCGATCCGCGAGTTCCGGCGCGTCTCGAGCGACCTCGTGGCCGCGATCGAGCCCAACAACGCCGACGTCGGCGTCTCCTCGACGGTCGACGCCGAGGAACGGCTGGAGCGTGAGGCCCGAAACGCCTACCTCGACGGCGTCGGCACGAACGTCGCCCTGGGCGACCGGGTGCGGGAGCTGTTCCGGCGCGAAGGGATCGAGTCGGTCACGACTCGCCGCTACTACCACGAGAAACGGATCGAGCCGCCCTACGCCGACCAGGCCCTGGCGGCCGCGGCCCGCAAGGCCAGCGGCGCCGGCCTCGCCGACCATCGTGCCGAGCTCGAGGCGGCGCTCTCGCCGGCCGGGTACGACGACCTGCGGTCGCGCTGGCGGTCGATGGGCCGCGACGTCGTCGACGCGATGCGCGACCGCGAGTACGAGCGCGTCGAGGTCGTCCCCTTCGACGTGACGGTCGGCCGCGTCGGGTCAGCCTGA
- a CDS encoding DUF7095 family protein, whose amino-acid sequence MDRTDAIDRVETILETVESDPMPVPVREVWVYGDVALGLDPIDRLDVYVTKDVLLGDDRDDEVSSGNDDTAIGDDPAGVNEKADPDAFEGVRGIGKTIRTGWARRHPDLVRTNPNGYAAPEKCLAAHLLPADEPIHLEVCNTGFDRNVTQRLNGAVARETYAEVLDPRGVCLWVDGERDDEALDRLREGSFAMPTLEEALSMLGAADDVAAEAAETVQRERDRSTGSSVRGDVV is encoded by the coding sequence ATGGACCGTACTGACGCCATCGACCGGGTGGAGACCATTCTCGAGACGGTCGAGTCCGATCCGATGCCGGTTCCGGTGCGCGAGGTCTGGGTCTACGGCGACGTCGCCCTGGGACTCGATCCGATCGACCGCCTCGACGTCTACGTGACGAAGGACGTCCTCCTCGGCGACGACCGGGACGATGAGGTGTCCTCCGGGAACGACGATACGGCCATCGGGGACGATCCGGCCGGCGTGAACGAGAAGGCGGACCCGGACGCGTTCGAGGGCGTCCGCGGGATCGGCAAGACGATCCGCACGGGGTGGGCACGGCGGCATCCGGATCTGGTGCGGACGAACCCGAACGGGTACGCGGCCCCGGAGAAGTGTCTGGCCGCCCACCTCCTTCCGGCCGACGAACCGATCCATCTCGAGGTCTGCAACACGGGGTTCGACCGGAACGTCACCCAGCGGCTGAACGGCGCCGTGGCACGCGAGACCTACGCGGAGGTCCTCGACCCGCGCGGGGTCTGCCTGTGGGTCGACGGCGAGCGCGACGACGAGGCGCTCGACCGGCTCCGGGAGGGGTCCTTCGCGATGCCGACGCTCGAGGAGGCGCTATCGATGCTGGGCGCCGCAGACGACGTCGCCGCCGAGGCGGCCGAGACGGTGCAGCGCGAGCGTGACCGATCGACCGGATCGTCGGTGCGCGGCGACGTGGTGTAA